In the Psilocybe cubensis strain MGC-MH-2018 chromosome Unknown contig6, whole genome shotgun sequence genome, one interval contains:
- a CDS encoding Guanine nucleotide-binding protein alpha-4 subunit — MGLPTSTTSSTTTTTTTTSQSDDPLSTLLLPPPNETPTERTTRLEAEAAARRVSEMIDEELKVERAERRRRERGVVRVLLLGQSESDFRMKYARADWDAERASWRAVIQLNVIRSIITIVEALQAEMDGEPEGEGDLQQSVSPGGSSSAGGGGEASGSGSGVGGGTGREGSKQLSTLLTGKHQVLKMRLGPLRRVETDLKRRLGAGSDEDMGLPLPSPAPAAAAAATGDSAATNVLGGTSLGPLSLETEPQGLARPLGAASAQREFGVTRLQEALQRGQRLVRKGSAQSVRRQGRVGSGRATPVGEDGEGEGEMVDDATEILASCLEDMKALWTDDVVRAVLKKRRIRIEDTAGFFLDDLDRIAQRDYSPSDDDVVRARLRTLGVQEYRIRLDDGPTSIFAGGIGGDAGKEWILYDVGGSRTVRHAWLPYFDNVQAIIFLAPVSCFDERLTEDARVNRLEDSFLLWRTVCSSKLLASTTMILFLNKCDLLKRKLKAGVQVRKYLPSYGERANDVNTVVKYLREKFKEQLKEHLPTQRASYFYATSVVDKKATATTIKAVKDSILRDYLKNADFLS; from the exons ATGGGTCTCCCAACATCCACAACCTcatccacaaccacaaccacaaccaccacatCCCAATCCGACGACCCCCTAtcaaccctcctcctccccccacCCAACGAAACTCCCACTGAACGCACCACCCGCCTGGAAGCAGAGGCGGCGGCAAGGAGAGTGAGTGAGATGATTGATGAGGAGTTGAAGGTTGAGAGGGCTGAGAGGAGacggagggagaggggggtTGTGAGGGTGCTTTTGTTGGGGCAGAGTGAGAgtg ACTTTCGCATGAAATACGCACGCGCAGACTGGGACGCCGAGCGCGCGTCGTGGCGCGCTGTGATCCAGCTCAACGTGATCCGCTCGATCATTACGATCGTAGAGGCGCTGCAGGCTGAGATGGACGGGGAGcccgagggcgagggcgatcTGCAGCAGTCTGTTAGTCCTGGGGGGAGTAGCAGTGCAGGTGGCGGGGGGGAAgcgagtgggagtgggagtggtgTGGGAGGAGGCACGGGGAGGGAAGGGAGTAAACAGTTGTCGACGCTGTTGACGGGTAAACACCAGGTGCTGAAGATGCGGCTTGGGCCGTTACGCCGTGTGGAGACGGATCTGAAGAGGCGGCTTGGTGCGGGGTCGGATGAGGATATGGGGTTGCCCTTGCCATCGCcagcgcctgctgctgctgctgctgcgacgGGTGATAGCGCAGCGACGAATGTGTTAGGCGGAACGAGTCTCGGCCCGTTAAGTCTCGAAACGGAACCGCAGGGTCTGGCGCGCCCGCTTGGTGCTGCGTCAGCGCAACGCGAGTTTGGAGTGACGCGGTTGCAGGAGGCGTTGCAGCGCGGGCAGCGCTTAGTGCGGAAGGGCTCGGCGCAGAGTGTGAGGAGGCAGGGGAGGGTGGGGAGTGGGCGTGCGACGCCCGTTGgtgaggatggggagggggaaggggagatGGTGGACGATGCGACGGAGATTCTGGCTAGTTGTTTGGAGGATATGAAGGCGCTGTGGACGGACGATGTCGTACGTGCCGTGCTCAAAAAGCGGAGGATAAGGATCGAGGATACAGCTGGCTT TTTCCTGGACGACCTCGACCGCATCGCCCAGCGCGATTACTCGCCGTCAGACGATGACGTCGTCCGCGCACGACTCCGAACTCTTGGCGTGCAAGAGTACCGCATCAGACTGGATGACGGCCCGACTAGCATCTTTGCGGGCGGTATCGGCGGAGACGCAGGTAAAGAGTGGATCTTGTACGACGTAGGTGGATCGCGGACTGTG CGCCACGCGTGGTTGCCGTATTTTGATAATGTCCAAGCTATCATATTCC TGGCGCCTGTATCATGCTTCGACGAGCGTCTCACCGAAGACGCACGCGTCAACCGCCTCGAagactccttcctcctctggcGCACCGTCTGCTCCTCCAAGCTCCTCGCCAGCACGACCATGATCCTCTTCCTTAACAAATGCGATCTCCTGAAGAGGAAGCTGAAAGCGGGGGTGCAGGTGCGCAAGTATCTGCCTAGTTATGGTGAACGTGCGAATGATGTGAATACTGTTGTGAAAT ATttgagagaaaagtttaaaGAGCAGTTGAAGGAACACTTGCCTACACAGCGCGCGAGCTACTTTTACGCTACGTCCGTCGTC GACAAAAAAGCGACAGCGACGACTATAAAAGCTG TCAAAGACAGTATATTGCGGGACTACCTCAAAAACGCCGATTTC TTGTCGTGA